One genomic region from Prunus persica cultivar Lovell chromosome G3, Prunus_persica_NCBIv2, whole genome shotgun sequence encodes:
- the LOC18782127 gene encoding plastidic ATP/ADP-transporter yields the protein MDAVLQTKGLLSLPLNPKTRVFQPSLGLKQRSFSTKPKTPTGLSLSSNGLQKFQGFISKTHGFGTKERNLFICRAEAAAAAADGQPAFGETEKPKFFGIEAVTLKKIVPLGLMFFCILFNYTILRDTKDVLVVTAKGSSAEIIPFLKTWVNLPMAVGFMLLYTKLSNVLSKKALFYTVMLPFIAFFGAFGFVLYPLSNYIHPEALADSLLNTLGPRFLGPLAILRIWSFCLFYVMAELWGSVVVSVLFWGFANQITTVDEAKRFYPLFGLGANVALIFSGRTVKYFSNLRKNLGPGVDGWALSLKGMMSIVVLMGFTICFLYWWVNNYVPLPTRSKKKKEKPKMGTMESLKFLVSSRYIRDLATLVVAYGISINLVEVTWKSKLKAQFPSPNEYSSFMGDFSTATGIATFTMMLLSQVIFEKYGWGVAAKITPTVLLLTGVGFFSLILFGGPLSPAITSLGMTPLLAAVYVGALQNIFSKSAKYSLFDPCKEMAYIPLDEDTKVKGKAAIDVVCNPLGKSGGALIQQFMILTFGSLANSTPYLGGVLLLIVLAWLGAARSLDTQFTALRREEELEKEMERAAVKIPVVAQEGSGNGSLASDSVLNPTAGDSGSSGPPRNI from the exons ATGGATGCTGTTTTGCAGACCAAAGGGCTTCTCTCCCTGCCTTTAAACCCCAAGACCAGAGTGTTTCAACCATCTCTGGGCTTAAAGCAAAGATCTTTCtccacaaaacccaaaaccccaacTGGGTTATCTTTGTCGTCAAATGGGTTACAGAAATTTCAAGGCTTTATCTCAAAGACTCATGGGTTTGGCACAAAAGAGAGGAACTTGTTCATCTGCAGGGCtgaagctgctgctgctgctgctgatggGCAGCCAGCATTCGGGGAAACTGAGAAGCCCAAGTTCTTTGGTATTGAGGCTGTAACCCTCAAGAAGATTGTTCCGCTTGGGTTGATGTTCTTTTGTATCTTGTTCAATTACACAATCCTCAGGGACACAAAGGATGTGTTGGTTGTAACAGCTAAAGGGAGTAGTGCAGAGATTATACCATTTTTAAAGACCTGGGTGAACCTTCCTATGGCTGTTGGCTTCATGCTCTTGTACACAAAATTGTCTAATGTTTTGTCTAAGAAGGCTCTCTTCTACACTGTTATGCTTCCATTTATCGCCTTTTTCGGGGCATTTGGATTTGTCTTGTATCCTCTCAGCAATTATATCCACCCAGAAGCGCTTGCTGATAGCCTGCTCAACACTCTTGGCCCAAGGTTCCTTGGTCCACTCGCAATCTTGAGGATATGGAGCTTTTGTTTGTTCTATGTCATGGCTGAATTGTGGGGGAGTGTGGTGGTTTCTGTGCTTTTCTGGGGGTTTGCCAATCAG ATAACTACCGTAGACGAAGCAAAAAGATTCTACCCCCTTTTCGGACTGGGAGCGAATGTTGCTCTTATTTTCTCAGGCAGGACAGTGAAGTATTTCTCTAATTTGAGGAAAAATTTGGGTCCTGGAGTTGATGGTTGGGCCCTGTCCTTAAAGGGGATGATGAGCATTGTTGTGTTGATGGGGTTCACAATCTGTTTCCTGTACTGGTGGGTAAACAATTATGTTCCTCTTCCCACCCgcagcaagaagaagaag GAGAAGCCCAAAATGGGGACAATGGAGAGCTTGAAATTTTTGGTGTCTTCAAGATACATCAGAGATCTTGCCACTTTGGTGGTTGCATATGGTATTAGCATCAACCTCGTGGAGGTTACATGGAAATCAAAGCTCAAAGCTCAG TTTCCAAGCCCGAATGAGTACTCTTCTTTTATGGGTGACTTCTCAACTGCCACTGGAATAGCAACTTTCACAATGATGTTACTCAGTCAAgttatatttgaaaaatatggaTGGGGAGTTGCTGCGAAGATCACACCTACAGTTCTACTTCTGACTGGAGTCGGTTTCTTCTCTCTGATCTTGTTTGGGGGTCCACTTTCACCTGCTATTACAAGCCTTGGGATGACTCCACTTCTTGCAGCTGTATATGTGGGTGCTTTGCAAAACATTTTCAGCAAGAGTGCCAAGTACAGCTTGTTTGATCCATGCAAAGAAATGGCATACATTCCCTTGGATGAGGACACCAAG GTCAAAGGAAAGGCAGCCATTGATGTTGTCTGCAACCCATTGGGGAAGTCTGGTGGTGCTCTGATTCAGCAGTTTATGATTTTGACCTTCGGGTCACTCGCGAACTCAACACCTTACCTTGGAGGTGTACTTCTGCTGATTGTTCTTGCATGGCTGGGAGCAGCCAGGTCTCTAGACACCCAGTTTACTGCATTGCGACGGGAAGAAGAGCTCGAGAAGGAGATGGAAAGAGCGGCAGTCAAGATCCCAGTAGTGGCTCAAGAGGGAAGTGGGAACGGTTCTCTTGCCAGCGATTCAGTGCTGAACCCAACAGCAGGAGACAGCGGTTCCTCTGGACCTCCACGCAACATATAA
- the LOC18784260 gene encoding uncharacterized protein LOC18784260 isoform X1, whose amino-acid sequence MAKGGYFLEKVRRCVRTVFFMVAMVASLLVSSLPVLVAIGDMLVPCVLISSFTCVTCYGFKEHLHRYAFKSSLTDIPLVSFIRSLIITCVYSMCDGPALSHGPYLGTVTFCSFISILLLSVKACLFTVNSQIEAEASSSLSRQKLHLKKSWGMPVLFLSSVVFALGHTVVAYRTSCRARRKLMFHRVDPEAVSLHKVLSCKNVFSGYQKVPRSPTPSGGKTPKSDSEMRRKPFSTARDEGELPVRVIADIDSLFIMCRGLTLHYKLSFPGSPPRSLSSIAFLEPNLSCSSPKTVMGRPKLDRHPLSLLSKGQNHLHRSYSNQFHGSSLYVPLLDGSTISPVLSEEIPVLRLSNAGEEDEGSKLSSGTLNKDMEGSGQFGIVLVHGFGGGVFSWRHVMGTLARQVGCTVAAFDRPGWGLTSRLRREDWEDKEMPNPYTLESQVDLLLSFCSEMGFSSVVLVGHDDGGLLALMAAQKVQASVNSFNVTIKGVVLLNVSLSREVVPAFARILLRTSLGKKHLVRPLLRTEITQVVNRRAWYDATKLTMDVLSLYKAPLCVEGWDEALHEIGRLSYETFLSPKNAESLLKAVEGMPVLVIAGAEDALVSLKSSQAMASKLVNSRLVAISGCGHLPHEECPKALLAAISPFLSRLLSKQDMHSQ is encoded by the exons ATGGCGAAGGGAGGTTACTTCTTGGAGAAGGTTCGCAGATGCGTACGGACTGTGTTCTTCATGGTGGCGATGGTGGCGTCGCTGCTGGTGTCGTCGCTGCCGGTGCTGGTGGCGATAGGGGACATGTTGGTGCCGTGCGTGTTGATTTCGAGCTTCACGTGCGTAACGTGCTACGGATTCAAAGAGCATTTGCATCGATACGCCTTCAAGAGCTCGCTCACCGATATTCCTCTTGTTTCCTTTATCAGATCTCTCATCATTACCT GCGTGTATTCCATGTGCGATGGCCCTGCTCTCTCACACGGTCCATACCTTGGAACTGTGACTTTCTGTTCCTTTAtctcaattcttcttctttcagtTAAAGCTTGTCTTTTCACTGTAAATTCTCAAATAGAGGCTGAAGCTTCGTCTTCCCTCTCAAGGCAGAAGCTCCATTTAAAGAAGTCATGGGGAATGCCTGTCTTGTTTCTCTCATCAGTAGTCTTTGCCCTTGGACATACTGTGGTTGCTTATAGAACAAGCTGCAGAGCAAGGAGAAAGCTCATGTTTCACCGAGTTGATCCAGAAGCTGTAAGTTTGCATAAG GTCCTTTCATGCAAAAATGTCTTCTCTGGCTATCAGAAGGTCCCAAGATCTCCCACTCCTTCGGGAggaaaaaccccaaaaagtgacagTGAAATGAGGCGTAAGCCTTTTTCTACAGCTCGAGATGAAGGGGAACTCCCAGTCAGAGTAATTGCAGATATTGACAGCTTATTCATTATGTGCCGGGGGCTTACTCTTCATTACAAGCTTAGCTTTCCTGGTTCACCACCTCGTTCCTTGTCATCCATTGCATTTTTGGAACCCAATCTCAGCTGCAGCTCCCCAAAAACGGTCATGGGGAGGCCAAAACTAGATAGGCATCCCTTAAGTTTGTTATCGAAAGGCCAAAACCATCTCCACAGGAGCTACAGCAATCAATTTCATGGCTCATCTCTCTATGTACCTTTATTGGATGGTTCTACAATATCTCCTGTTCTTTCTGAGGAGATTCCTGTCTTGAGATTGTCCAATGCTGGTGAAGAGGATGAGGGTAGTAAATTAAGTTCTGGTACTCTAAATAAAGACATGGAAGGTAGTGGTCAGTTTGGTATTGTTTTAGTCCATGGGTTTGGGGGAGGAGTCTTCTCATGGAGGCATGTGATGGGGACCCTGGCTCGGCAAGTTGGTTGTACGGTTGCTGCTTTTGATCGCCCTGGTTGGGGCCTAACCTCAAGGCTGCGACGGGAAGATTGGGAGGATAAAGAAATGCCTAACCCTTATACACTTGAATCTCAG GTTGACctgcttctttctttctgctcTGAGATGGGGTTTTCTTCAGTGGTGCTTGTTGGTCACGATGATGGAGGTCTTCTAGCTTTGATGGCTGCACAAAAAGTACAAGCGTCAGTGAATTCTTTCAAC GTTACAATTAAAGGCGTAGTACTGTTAAATGTCAGCTTGTCAAGAGAAGTGGTGCCTGCTTTTGCGAGGATACTCTTGAGAACTTCACTTGGGAAAAAGCACTTGGTTCGCCCTTTACTGCGAACAGAAATTACTCAAGTGGTGAATAGGCGCGCCTGGTATGATGCTACAAAGTTAACAATGGACGTTTTGAGCCTTTATAAG GCCCCTCTATGTGTAGAAGGATGGGACGAAGCACTGCATGAGATAGGTAGACTGTCATATGAAACATTTCTTTCACCGAAAAATGCAGAATCATTGCTGAAGGCAGTTGAAGGCATGCCAGTGTTGGTCATAGCAGGCGCTGAGGATGCTCTTGTCTCTCTTAAATCTTCTCAGGCTATGGCTTCCAAACTTGTAAATTCT AGACTGGTTGCGATATCCGGATGTGGCCATCTTCCTCATGAAGAGTGTCCCAAGGCATTACTTGCAGCAATATCACCCTTCTTAAGCAGACTCTTAAGCAAACAAGACATGCATAGCCAATAG
- the LOC18784260 gene encoding uncharacterized protein LOC18784260 isoform X2: MAKGGYFLEKVRRCVRTVFFMVAMVASLLVSSLPVLVAIGDMLVPCVLISSFTCVTCYGFKEHLHRYAFKSSLTDIPLVSFIRSLIITCVYSMCDGPALSHGPYLGTVTFCSFISILLLSVKACLFTVNSQIEAEASSSLSRQKLHLKKSWGMPVLFLSSVVFALGHTVVAYRTSCRARRKLMFHRVDPEAVLSCKNVFSGYQKVPRSPTPSGGKTPKSDSEMRRKPFSTARDEGELPVRVIADIDSLFIMCRGLTLHYKLSFPGSPPRSLSSIAFLEPNLSCSSPKTVMGRPKLDRHPLSLLSKGQNHLHRSYSNQFHGSSLYVPLLDGSTISPVLSEEIPVLRLSNAGEEDEGSKLSSGTLNKDMEGSGQFGIVLVHGFGGGVFSWRHVMGTLARQVGCTVAAFDRPGWGLTSRLRREDWEDKEMPNPYTLESQVDLLLSFCSEMGFSSVVLVGHDDGGLLALMAAQKVQASVNSFNVTIKGVVLLNVSLSREVVPAFARILLRTSLGKKHLVRPLLRTEITQVVNRRAWYDATKLTMDVLSLYKAPLCVEGWDEALHEIGRLSYETFLSPKNAESLLKAVEGMPVLVIAGAEDALVSLKSSQAMASKLVNSRLVAISGCGHLPHEECPKALLAAISPFLSRLLSKQDMHSQ; the protein is encoded by the exons ATGGCGAAGGGAGGTTACTTCTTGGAGAAGGTTCGCAGATGCGTACGGACTGTGTTCTTCATGGTGGCGATGGTGGCGTCGCTGCTGGTGTCGTCGCTGCCGGTGCTGGTGGCGATAGGGGACATGTTGGTGCCGTGCGTGTTGATTTCGAGCTTCACGTGCGTAACGTGCTACGGATTCAAAGAGCATTTGCATCGATACGCCTTCAAGAGCTCGCTCACCGATATTCCTCTTGTTTCCTTTATCAGATCTCTCATCATTACCT GCGTGTATTCCATGTGCGATGGCCCTGCTCTCTCACACGGTCCATACCTTGGAACTGTGACTTTCTGTTCCTTTAtctcaattcttcttctttcagtTAAAGCTTGTCTTTTCACTGTAAATTCTCAAATAGAGGCTGAAGCTTCGTCTTCCCTCTCAAGGCAGAAGCTCCATTTAAAGAAGTCATGGGGAATGCCTGTCTTGTTTCTCTCATCAGTAGTCTTTGCCCTTGGACATACTGTGGTTGCTTATAGAACAAGCTGCAGAGCAAGGAGAAAGCTCATGTTTCACCGAGTTGATCCAGAAGCT GTCCTTTCATGCAAAAATGTCTTCTCTGGCTATCAGAAGGTCCCAAGATCTCCCACTCCTTCGGGAggaaaaaccccaaaaagtgacagTGAAATGAGGCGTAAGCCTTTTTCTACAGCTCGAGATGAAGGGGAACTCCCAGTCAGAGTAATTGCAGATATTGACAGCTTATTCATTATGTGCCGGGGGCTTACTCTTCATTACAAGCTTAGCTTTCCTGGTTCACCACCTCGTTCCTTGTCATCCATTGCATTTTTGGAACCCAATCTCAGCTGCAGCTCCCCAAAAACGGTCATGGGGAGGCCAAAACTAGATAGGCATCCCTTAAGTTTGTTATCGAAAGGCCAAAACCATCTCCACAGGAGCTACAGCAATCAATTTCATGGCTCATCTCTCTATGTACCTTTATTGGATGGTTCTACAATATCTCCTGTTCTTTCTGAGGAGATTCCTGTCTTGAGATTGTCCAATGCTGGTGAAGAGGATGAGGGTAGTAAATTAAGTTCTGGTACTCTAAATAAAGACATGGAAGGTAGTGGTCAGTTTGGTATTGTTTTAGTCCATGGGTTTGGGGGAGGAGTCTTCTCATGGAGGCATGTGATGGGGACCCTGGCTCGGCAAGTTGGTTGTACGGTTGCTGCTTTTGATCGCCCTGGTTGGGGCCTAACCTCAAGGCTGCGACGGGAAGATTGGGAGGATAAAGAAATGCCTAACCCTTATACACTTGAATCTCAG GTTGACctgcttctttctttctgctcTGAGATGGGGTTTTCTTCAGTGGTGCTTGTTGGTCACGATGATGGAGGTCTTCTAGCTTTGATGGCTGCACAAAAAGTACAAGCGTCAGTGAATTCTTTCAAC GTTACAATTAAAGGCGTAGTACTGTTAAATGTCAGCTTGTCAAGAGAAGTGGTGCCTGCTTTTGCGAGGATACTCTTGAGAACTTCACTTGGGAAAAAGCACTTGGTTCGCCCTTTACTGCGAACAGAAATTACTCAAGTGGTGAATAGGCGCGCCTGGTATGATGCTACAAAGTTAACAATGGACGTTTTGAGCCTTTATAAG GCCCCTCTATGTGTAGAAGGATGGGACGAAGCACTGCATGAGATAGGTAGACTGTCATATGAAACATTTCTTTCACCGAAAAATGCAGAATCATTGCTGAAGGCAGTTGAAGGCATGCCAGTGTTGGTCATAGCAGGCGCTGAGGATGCTCTTGTCTCTCTTAAATCTTCTCAGGCTATGGCTTCCAAACTTGTAAATTCT AGACTGGTTGCGATATCCGGATGTGGCCATCTTCCTCATGAAGAGTGTCCCAAGGCATTACTTGCAGCAATATCACCCTTCTTAAGCAGACTCTTAAGCAAACAAGACATGCATAGCCAATAG